The sequence below is a genomic window from Silene latifolia isolate original U9 population chromosome 7, ASM4854445v1, whole genome shotgun sequence.
TTTTGGAGATAAGCTAAATTAGTTAAAGTCGACCTAAAGATTAGAAAAATAAGTGGATTCACATCTAGCTGAAGCATTCCACATTCCATGGGATAGATAACGCAAATCCGCACCTGTAATGTACAAGAGACAGAAGGAGGTTAGATACTTGGAAATGAAATATGAAATGATACTCAACAACGTAAACCCATTTCGTCAAATGTTTCAATTTTCGAGTAATTCAACTTCTCATCAGGTCCTACTTGCACTGAAATATGAAATGAACcctaagggtccgtttggattgaaagaattggagggaagggaaggggagggaaagggagggactAATTTTCCTAAAGATATTGACGAAGCAATCCATGAAGCAATGTTCATTATCAGTCATCTAACCCCACTCCCCTTACCATGTGATATGGAATAAGCCATTCAAGGCAGTGGGGAAATGTCACTGCCGTTGTTACAATCAAATAATCACTGCACTTTCCAAGAATTTTCTCTCGCACACAATCCTCAAGCAAGTTAAATTGCTTCAAACCATGGTATACAACATAAATCAATGTGCTATGAAGAAAGACAGTCAACGCACCATTGTCATGTTAATGCATGCGTATAGGTCTTGTGGACTAGCGCCCGCATTTTTTACAGTAGTGAAATCTGTGGTCTTTGTTAACGGCTCCACAACGGTAGCAAAAAGCTACTCCACACCTGCCATAACCAAGATAGGAAAATAAATGAGGCAGTAATAATAGTCTCTTGATTGATTAGCCTCATCTCAAATCCGCAATAAGAATAATCAGCTTTTAAGGACGCAAAGTCGCAAACAATGACAGATGCACGTTCAAGTTCATGGAGTTATGGGAGACTGTAAAACATAAGCTGTTTTGTGCATTTTACGCGCCGTGTTTTTTATAGAAATTTCTACCAGGAAACCAACATGATCTGATAGCATAAGGTGTTATATCTCATGACTTCTCCCCAAAGGAAATAACTGATAGTTTAAAGAAGCAAAAACTGAACAATAAAAAAGTAAGCCAGGCATCATCTTGAGTACAATGTACAGGCTTATCGTAAttcataaattatgcatgttgAGATCTGGAAAGGAAGGAAACACGAACACGGTGCACGTGGAGAAGATCTACGAACTTTATTGGAGATAGTTTAAACTTTTACCATTATACACAACTACACAAACAGAAGAAGAGATGATACGCAGACTGCTTGAAGGAGACACTGAGCTAAGACTTGTTTCTCAACTACAATCATTAAGAAAGAGCAAATAAAATAAGACCTTAATAACTTAGATCTAAGAAAGAGCAATCTTTACTGAACCTCTACCAGAACACCAATAACTTAGATCTAAGAAGCGTGAATTCAAAAGTCAGTGATAAGAATAGGATGAAAAACCATTAACTTAGATCTAAGAAGCGTGAATTCAAAAGTCAGTGAGAAGAATAGGATGAAAAACCAATAACTTAGATCTAAGAAGCGTGAATTCAAAAGTCAGTGAGAAGAAAAGGATATATAAAATTATACCCATGTTTCTTCACCGAGACTAACTTCCTCTAGGCCTATGCACAATAAGGATCCCCAGATATCAATAAACATTTTACCTTAACTGGTTTACGACGTTTTTCACGGCTTGAAAATGGTGGGACGACTTACAATTTTGTCTACTGAAGAGCGTCAAGGCTGTAAAAGATTACCAGGTATATTTATACAAGAAATTCAGAAAAGCAGTGACAAGAAGCACCCTGTTGAACTTATATTTTGTATCGAGAAGCTTATGAGCAAATTTCTGTTACCCGCTTATGGCTCTGCTTGGTTTTCTAGCTTCAGCTTTCCCAATCCAAAAATGATTGTGACGAGAACAGTCAACTCTAAACAACAAACTACATATTTGAAAGAAGAACTTTTAATCCCAATTAGCTCTTAAAAAGAACAGAAGGAGAGAATGATTAATGGTCATGAGATGAAAGTCAATGCTTTTACAAGGTCTTAAGGAAAAGGCAGATGCAAATACATATTGATAGACATAAAAACATAACTTAATGCCTCAAACATTCTTGCAAAATGGTGGGCCGGTGGGGTAAGGGGTCGGATGTACCACACGATTACCCCAACACAAGGAGACTGTTTCAAATTACCCATAAAGACAATTGCATTGACTGACTTTTTAACTCGTGAAATAAGAAGCCAAAATAGTTTCTTTGCTTATTCCTATAATCTTATCATAACAAAATTATGGACACGGTGACAAAAATGAGACATTTGAAGGAAACAGGAAACGACATTTTGAACCAAACTCATCTCACATGCCCTAGATTCTCCCTAAAATACATATGAAGTTAGAACCTCAGTTAGGCCGCTACAGAAAGGAGTAGTTGTGAAACACTTCCTTTTAAAACACCTGTTACTGAAAcccttcttttatttctttcttacAAACTCCTCCCTTTCAAAATTGATTTTGTCCAACACTCCTCATATGCACTTTCCGACAAAATAAGTCAACTGTCAGATCTCTTCGTATTTTCCATACGTGTACGCCTACATTTATCCGACCTCACTAGCCCCTAGTCTACGCAATAGCTTTAGAGAGATCAGGGTAATATTGATGTAAACTTGTAAGTTGTAATCGACATTTTTTATTTGCATTACAGATGTCAGGCTTACTGCATTTGCTTTTGAAAATCAATTTATTTGGTGATTATATTGTACTTTTAAAGACCTAAAGTACTCCCTCAAGTAATGTTTGTCGCTGATTAATGTATGTTGTTGCTTACAATATGAAATTAACATGGGTTTAAACCTTTCACAGGTCCTAATAACAGAAGTAGAGCCGTAAGACAAGGAGCTATTGCAAAATTTGGAATAGAAAGCACCTAATGGAAAATTGATGTCTCAGACGGCCTTAGATATGGAGGTACAGCTTGAACTGTTTGATCACTAATCCTCAAGCAATTTTAGGTACTCTTTATAATGAAAGCGACTCGATACAAACAGCAAAGATAGATATAAATAAGTAAAGAAAGTTCAGCAATCTACCTGCATTTCATATAAAGGCAACCCTCTGACTTCTCCACATAAAACTTACATGCAGGACACCTTTGCCAATTCTTATTCTTGGCCAAATTCCTCAGCATGAGATCTTCTTTCTGTCTCTCGTCCTTGCCAAGTTTCTGATACTCGGCACACTCAATGCCATTATGCCACCCAACCTTACACTGCGCACAAAATAATCTGAAACAACTAGGACACTCAGCTTGAATCACATTCTCACCCCCATCATCAATCAACAATGCCGAACAATCCTTAAACGGGCAATAGAATTTTTGGGAGGCAAGTATAACAGACTCACATAATAAATTACCCCACCTCACAAAAACCTCAAATGGGAGTATATCCCGACAATACTCAGGCTCCAAAACCCCGCTACAACCAGGAACAGGACAATTAACTATCGAAACCCCATCTTGTAACTTTGAAGCAACATAATTCTTCATACAATCAGAACAATACGAATGAGAACAACCCTTGATGGTGAACAACTCTTTCCTAGGCTTAGAATCAGCACATATCTCGCAAAGAAACATCACTTCCTCCTCAACAGAATCATCTATCACAATAAccacattatcatcatcatcatttctcTTATTCTTGCTCCCAGACGACTCACCAATCTCAACAACCGAAACACCATTAAAGAAACTTCTATTCTTCTTCCTTTTAAAAGACGGTGTCGCACCAACAATCTTAACATCACCATTATCCTCAACATCATAATAATCAACACAATGTACaaccttatcaacatgaattgaTATTTTATTATCCTTAACATACCCATCAACACAAATTGGGTCATTCTTATTCTTTCCCCTAGGCAAcaaattcttttctttcttcacaaAAACACAATCATCAAAGTCATCATCTTTAACTTCAATTACATCATTTTCTTGAGCAATCTTTTTCTGGGTATTGCTACGACCATTTCCTTCTTCTACACGTAACTTAGTAGTATTAATTAAATTACAGTTGGGTGTGATTGGGGATGAATTTTGATCTAGGGTTTTGCATAATTTAGGAGATTTGGAACAATCATTTACTTGAAGCATAACTAATTCACTTACTTGGTCAAGATTTTGAGCACCCATTCGCTTATTGGTTCGATTTGGGGAGTATTCCCCAGAATTAGCATTGAATTTAGGGGGAATTGAGTTGGAATTGGGTTTTAGGGTTTTGAAAATATGAGTAAGAAAGGGTTTTTCAGTACTCATTTTGATTTGGAGGGAAGGAGGGAGGCCGCTTAAAAGTTTTAAACTGAACACCCGAATACAGTTTCCTATGTATCATCAATCATTCACTCCCTCAGTATCTTCCGAGGGAAGATTCTATGATTTTTATCTTCTCTCTTACTAAATAAACGAAGtaagaataataaataaataaatctccAATATGCGGAGTAATTTTTATaaaatttaaacaataaaaatgTATACTTATTTCGGAAACTTTTTTTTGAAGATTTTTGGAAAATTTTCACTTGTACTCCTCtatttttttttggtacgaaCTTGTACTCCTCTATTATGAGCTAATTTCACATGTATCCCTACGGGGCTCCTATTAGAattatctgtaaaaatatatttttaagttAACCAAAAAGTCCAACTATGTTGAATCATTGATGAAAAAAAATTCATTGTTGGTATAGTTGATTGATGAATTATTAGTGCTTTTACCGTAAAAAATTGACATTCAATAGTACTTATAACATCAAGTGATTTAGTTATAATATGTACTTTGCTTTTTCATTGTCGCGGGCACAATTGGTTTTTAATTCAATAAAAAACGCTCTCTTTGTAAACATGGTGCAGCTCACCAAAATAATCCTCAATAACGGAGACAGACTTTTATGAGTCTTGTAAATTATTTTAACCTacaacaactacgtaaaactgaaTGATATTACGTAAAACAAcaattatcataattatatatagtgtgttcaaagaaaatgttagatctcttaaacataattttaccttgattatatatctacaattaagagtatttgctccttATAAACTTCTCGCAACATCAAATCCAAACTGAATTCTAACAGAATTATTGGTctctaaacaacaatcaaaaataCCTGTGATTCTATTGCATAGAATGCACGGGGCAACATCAtttattagttttatgacatcATTTAAAATCGTTGAGTTACCAAGTTAGTATTTTATGGCAACGCTGAAACGTTGGTTTACCTTACCATGGTCTggtaatagaaaactattaaatttttaacaaaaagtcaaaccatACTGAAAATGAGAGCAAACAAAATTTCGGGAGTTGATTT
It includes:
- the LOC141592467 gene encoding uncharacterized protein LOC141592467 gives rise to the protein MSTEKPFLTHIFKTLKPNSNSIPPKFNANSGEYSPNRTNKRMGAQNLDQVSELVMLQVNDCSKSPKLCKTLDQNSSPITPNCNLINTTKLRVEEGNGRSNTQKKIAQENDVIEVKDDDFDDCVFVKKEKNLLPRGKNKNDPICVDGYVKDNKISIHVDKVVHCVDYYDVEDNGDVKIVGATPSFKRKKNRSFFNGVSVVEIGESSGSKNKRNDDDDNVVIVIDDSVEEEVMFLCEICADSKPRKELFTIKGCSHSYCSDCMKNYVASKLQDGVSIVNCPVPGCSGVLEPEYCRDILPFEVFVRWGNLLCESVILASQKFYCPFKDCSALLIDDGGENVIQAECPSCFRLFCAQCKVGWHNGIECAEYQKLGKDERQKEDLMLRNLAKNKNWQRCPACKFYVEKSEGCLYMKCRCGVAFCYRCGAVNKDHRFHYCKKCGR